ATAATAAAATGACGATGCTTGTCCTTTACGTAGTGCACGCATGACTTCAATACCTTTAATTGTGGCATAAGCCGTCTTCATAGATTTGAATCCTAATGTGGCCCTGATGATCCGCTTTAGCTTGCCATGATCACATTCAATCACGTTATTTTTATACTTAATCTGCCTGTGCTCAAGGTCTGGTGGACATTTACCTTCCCGTTTTAACCGTGATAAAGCACGTCCATATGTGGGTGCTTTATCCGTGTTGATCACTTGTGGAATTTGCCACTTCTTCACATTATTTAAAATTTTTCCAAGAAAACAATATGCTGATTTGGTATTACGTCTAGAAGAAAGATAAAAATCAATGGTATCGCCA
This genomic stretch from Acinetobacter sp. WCHA55 harbors:
- a CDS encoding IS6-like element IS1006 family transposase, whose translation is MNPFHGRHFQGEIILWAVRWYCKYGISYRELQEMLAERGVNVDHTTIYRWVQRYAPEIEKRLRWYWRNPTDLSSWHIDETYVKVNGRWSYLYRAVDQRGDTIDFYLSSRRNTKSAYCFLGKILNNVKKWQIPQVINTDKAPTYGRALSRLKREGKCPPDLEHRQIKYKNNVIECDHGKLKRIIRATLGFKSMKTAYATIKGIEVMRALRKGQASSFYYGQPQGEVCLINRVFGL